The Arachis ipaensis cultivar K30076 chromosome B07, Araip1.1, whole genome shotgun sequence genomic interval gatttctattaatgcattgaggaatttcatgttcattgatgttaattgtttgattgttgttaattgcttGAATTAGATGGCTTGAATTCAAATTCTCTTTCCAACTTCACAATGTCTTTTCACTATTGCGCTCACCAAatgtttgagaaaatgtcaactttagctatggagtagacttttcactcttggcttgggattgagttattggagacacttgaattgtcaatgtcctttgttgattatcaattggaaattgctaattgatttgcatgtcactaaagctagacttccctagggtttgactaagacttgtgaactcaaattgattatctttacttgacttttcttcatagttaaaggttgactaagtggagcaatgaccaattgttgtcacaattgatggagaCTATgatgatagaacttccaattctcacccctagtcaaggcttttacattgattgattgtcattcactTTTATTAGCTTGATTCCTTGTACTAAACTCTAAAACAACAAGAGAATACCTAACCAATGATGTGTATCTtagggcaactcctagggagaacgactcgggactaatactctcggttattgattttgaatATACACATTTTCTAAGTTTGATATGGGATtgcttgttggtttagactatactcacgattggatttattgataaattctataCCGGCATAAAATCTCTCATCAGTTCCAGGCTATGGAGCGTGCTTTACAGGCGCAGCATGTTCCAAATAACCAATATGTTGAGTTTGCCGCTTATCAGCTGGCAGGAGAGGCTCAGCACTGGTGGCAGGCAGAGTGCCACTTGCTACAGCTCCAGAACACAGATGTTCCTTGGGATGTGTTTCAGACAGCCTTTTACAAGAAGTACttccctgagtctgcaagggaagcgaaAGAGATGGAActgatgcagctgaagcaaggttccttgTCGGTGGCAGATTACAccaacaagtttgaggagctttgTAGGTTCTCTAGGGTGTGTCAGGGTGCCCCGAAGACTTACGAGAGCTGGAAGTGCATCAAGTACCAGAGTGGTTTGAAGGATAGCATTATGGCTACTGTGGCTCCTATAGAGATCCGTGTCTTCTCCGACTTGGTGAACAAAGCAAGGGTGGTTGAGGAGTATGCCAAGACAGTGGCTGCGTCCAAGGAAACTCATGGAGGACAAGGGATGTGGCAAGTATTTCCACCCGAGAGGTCAAAGCTTCaagagaggaggatatgcgcCTCAAGGGCAAGGAGGCTTCAGAAGGAACACTCATGATCAGTTTTAGCGTGGCAAGGGAAGAGAAAATCAGAGTAAGAATTCTCCGGATTTAGCTTGTGATCGTTGTGGATGTTTTCATCCATATGACTCTTGCAAGATTAGTTTAGGTGGGTGCTTCAACTGTGGATTGCCTGGCCACATTGTGAGAGATTGCACTCGTGGGAGGAACCCAAGTGCGGGTCAGAGTCAGCATCAGCGTCGAGTTTTTGCTGTGAATGCCAAGGATGCTTCCAAGGCGGATCCTTTGATGAGAGGTATTTATTTAATTGGTGGTAAGACCTTAAttgcattatatgatactggagcATCACATTCGTTTATTTTGTTTGCTAAAGTTGAGAAACTAGGCTTGAAAGTGTCAGAGTTACCCTTTGATTTGCATGTACATATTCCGCATCAGACGGTCatgactaggtcaggttgtagGCAAGTAGGATTCAAACTTGAGGGTAGAGACTTTGTGTATGATTTGATCTGTTTACCAATGGTTAGGTTGGAGATGATTTTGGAGTTTGATTGGTTTTCGAAGAATCGagttttgttggattgctttgaacGGACAATTCGGTTTATGCCGAAAGGAGAAAGTGGGGTAGTGATAGCTAAAGGTTACTACCTGAACTCTGTAATGATGCACTGTAGTGGGGAAGAGTGTCAGGGTTACATCTTGTTAACTGCTAATACTTCGGGGGATGCCCAGAACTTAGATCAGATTCCGGTAGTTAGAGTTTCTACCTCAAAGGGAGATTGAGTTTGCGATTGAATTGGTGCCGGGAGCCGGACCAGTGTCAATTACGCTTTATAGgatggctccgatagagctggccgagttaaagactcagttggaggagcttctgaacaagaggttcattcgactGAGTGTATCACTGTgggagcgccagttttattggtgaagagaaggatggaggaatgcgactgtgtgtggattaccgacaattgaacaaagtgactgtgaagaataagtacccgctgccaaggatagatgacttgatggatcaactGCAAGGAGCTGGAGCATTTTCTAAGATTGATTTGAGATCCagttaccatcagataagggtgaaagAGGATGATATCCCTAAGACTGCGTTTAGGACGCACTATGGATACTATGAGTTTAcggtgatgtcctttgggttaatGAATGTACCTGttgttttcatggattacatgaatagagtgtttTGTTCCTTTTTGGAtaaattcgtggtggttttcatagacgaCATCTTGGTTTACTCTAAGACTGCGAAAGAGCATGAGGAACACTTGAGGATTGTGGTGCAAAACTTAAAGGAGCAGAAATTGTATGCTAAGTTGTCGAAGTGCGAGTTCTGGAAAGAGGAAGTAAAGTTTCTAGGTCATGTGGTGAGTAAAGGAGGAATAGCTGTAGATCTTTCTAAAGTAGAAGCGGtaatggaatgggaaagaccgaCGACGGTAACGGAAGTTAGGAGCTTCTTGGGCTTAGCCGGatattaccggagattcattgaaGGATTTTCCTGGATTGCACTACCGATGACCAAGTTGACAAGGAAGGAAGAGCCATTTGTATGGACGACATAGTGTGAAGAGAGCTTTTAGACTCTGAAGCAGAAGTTAACTTCAGCACCTATTTTAATCTTTCCAGAACCgcatgaaccgtttgaagtgtatTGTGACGTTTCTTTGAAGGGTTTAGGTTGCGTGTTAATGCAACACCAAAATGTAGTAgcttacgcatcgcgtcagctgagaccacatgaggtaaattacccaactcatgacttggaattagcggCAATTGTGTTTGCGTTGAAGATTTGGAAACACTACTGGTATGGAGTGAAGTTTAGCGTattttctgatcataagagtctcaagtacatctttgatcagaaagagctaaaTATgcatcagaggaggtggatggagttgctaaaggattatgattttgaactgaGTTACCATCCTAAAAAGGCGAATGTGGTAGCAGACACATTGAGTCGGAAGTCCTTGATAGTTGCTTGGATGAGAATTAAGGAGGAGGAGTTAGTagataagtttgtggatcttaagctggatattggtgaagttgccggGAGAGCTTGTTTGAATCAGTTGTAGATTTCAAGTACGTTTAAGACGGAGATTGAAAAGGCTCAGCGAGATGAACAGAAGCTTCAGCAATTGTTCCAACCAGTTGGTGAGAAGGGACTTGGAGAATTCACCAAGGATGATGAGAGATTGTGGAGATATAAGGGGAGAATTTGCATACCGGATGTAGGGAGTTTGAGGCAAGACTTGTTGTCAGAGGCTCACAAAagtgggttttctattcatctcggaagcacgaagatgtattatgacttaaagaagatgctctggtggcctgggatgaaaggtgatgtagctTCAACGGTATCCAAGTGCCTGACGTGTCAGAAAGTAAAGATAGAGCATCAGAAGCCGTCGGGAATGTTACAGCCACTTGaaattcctcagtggaagtgggaaggaatcgcaatggattttgtgaccggtttaccgaggactaggtcgggatttgatgcggtttgggtgatcgtggatcgcttaaccaaatccgctcattttctgcctattcgAGTAAACTGCTCTATGGAGGAGTTAGAAAGGTTGTATATAAAGGAAatagtaaggttgcatggtgtgccatcgagcatagtatcagaccgtgatccccgattcacatcaaggttttggggagctttccaaagagctttcggtatgaagctatgtctcagtaccgcatatcatccgcaaactgatggacagtcggaaaggactattcagaTGTTGGAAGATATGCTGAGAGCATGTGTATTGGATCAACCGGGAAGTTGGGAtcgttacatgccattggtggagtttgcgtacaacaacagctttcatgcgagcattgggatggctccgtatgaagccttgtatggacggaagtgccaatctccactttgttggtatgaatctgGTGAAGCAAGTGTTCTGGGTCCCTATTTGGTAGCAGAGACTACTAAGAACATTAAGAAGATTCGTGCAAGGATGTTAACTACTCAGAGTCGACAGAAGAGTTATGCAGACCAGAGAAGGAAACCGTTAGAATTTGAAGTGGGAGAACATGTATTCTTGAGAGTTACTCCAACAACTGGGATCGGAAAGGCGATCAAAACCAAGAAGTTGAATCCGAGGTATATAGGACCGTTTGAGATCCTGAGGCGATTCGGGCCGGTGGCGTACCAAGTTGCTTTGCCACCTCATCTGTCTAACTTACATGAtgtattccacgtgtcacaactctgtaagtacacgtcggatgcggATCATGTGTTAGAGCTTGAGTCAGTCGAGTTGAGAGAGAACTTGACTTTCCAAGTAACGCCAGTGAGAAttgatgacactagtgtgaagaagctACGAGGAAAGGAAGTTTCATTGGTTAAGGTTGCTTGGAAGCGAGCAGGAGTTGAAGAGCATACTTGGAAATTGGAGTCCGAGATGCGAAAGGATTATCCTgagctattctcaggtaattcaaattttgagggcaaaatttcttatttggtggggagaaagTAAGAACCAAGCTTAATTACTCGTTTAATTGAGTGATTAATATTGCCCAAATCAAGTTccaaaagttagagtgagaatttgaggatttaattgtatttttggactcagtgggtctTTCCGAGTCAGAAAAAGTGTTTTCTGCAAAAAACTGTGAACCGGCAATTGAACCGGTTCAATTCTTCCCGGTGCTGcgtgagaaaaagtgaaaatagccaaaaaccttagaaaaacattagaaatggaaaattgggcattaattttaaaggtttggcccgaggTTGGGCCAAACGTGCTAAAAACactaacggattggaccgggcccaagttgggcccatgcccaacatatataagggtccATTAATGAATCCAATCACTCATAACACacttaaacacacacacacattgctgaagagaagaagaagaagagagacacCATTGACACTATTCACCCTCTtcttctcaagctcatatcttgagctacagagctccgatcgccgcaccatttaCGGCTACGCGtttcttgtgaagagctctacaaaactcatacaaGAAAGTATTAAGGTAATCACGAAATCTTTTTTATTCTTCTCTCCAAATTTTTGAGTTCTAGGGTTTGTGATTAAgtgagatttgtgatttttgggtgtttaggttcactctaatccttgcttagcattgggttTTGACATCAAAATCTGTTAGACAAGGTAAGAGGTTTTGAACTCTTGTGAAATTTTGATTTAtgttgagccctaggttgatttgtgatggtttatgcatatatagtttgattattgtgagtttggagcttgttagTGATTGTTGGAAGCTTTGATTGTGTTGGAAATCTTGTTGGTGATCATTTTGGTGCTTATTTTGGGTTAAagacatattgggaatcggccaaggtatggtttcaattttctctatgtagtatataatattcatggacacttaggctagtgacccataggataggtttggatttaaatggttgttgagttgttgaatgatgatatgtgatgatttatgatgaattgatgattgttgagtttgattatgatAATTGATAATGATATGATGAGAATTAATGATTTGTGAAGTGGAGAAGAGAATTGTGTTGATATATGTAATGTTAATGTTGATGATTTGGTGATGTAATTGGAAATAAGTTAATAAGGTTTGATTATAATGTGATATATTGAGGTTGAGGTTGAGAATGAAGAAAGGTGAAGAAAAATGTGGTAAGTTTGGTGTAATATGACATATAGTGTTGATTGTGGTGAGAATTGGAGTTAGAAtggtttggtatggttttggttgtgtTTTACAAGAAATTGTGGGTTTTGGTAAAAgttgatttttggtgaactttgtctgatcataacctttgtctcagttttcaaaatcggttgaaatttatttagaattaaagttcattgaaaacccttttaattgatataaagtttgcaaaatttggaatattatagaggaagttatgatcattcaaagttggtgttaaaaatctgaaattctgcaaagttgcagaattttatgatttctggtatgtgcgcacgcacagccttgtgcgcacgcacaaccctgcaaaaattttattctgtgcgtacgcataggcagGGAAGGGCGTGCTGTTTGCAgcgttagcacagcttgtgcgcgcgcgTACCAACGAAAAATTGCAACCTGTGCGCACGCGTACAAGTCGGGGAGGGTCGTCTGTTGGGGCGATAGCACACCTTGTGAGAGTGAACAGACTTGTGAATTtttgtacctgtgcgtacgcacacttttaaaatcttcctgggcgtgtGCGCGCACacctctgtgcgcacgcacacgccctgtttctcaaattttacattgttttcaactattttaccttcccaacaaggttgtaagcttttgtaacaccattttaggactcttgggcctagttttggatatttaaaacatgaaaaagaatTTAAGTGTTTTAgatgatattatttggaaaacttagaaaacggaggcctaggtttctggtgtactgaggatggctTGATGGTATGTGATGAATGGTTGAAGTATGAGATGAAAATTGAGGAATAATTGAGTTTGGAACTGAATTgtgaatggacagtggttgaaaagagtcgaggactctgaatgggatgatggatccatgttgtactgaaaatgttttctgaaaaccactgcactactgttttatattgagattatgagacgctatgcgcccggcagggacgacGGTTGGATCCCACCTGTCGAGGTAGctgcggcggcgtaagggcggtggttcgtcctgcttatgttgagatgtgaggtccgtggcaagagtatctCGCTCGtatcccttcggatctatagagcgtgcaggcgcaaaatcctggacagtgatccgagcactatatctcgaggGTTCCCatatgatgattccgaagggcgacatctccatggagatgtgtcgggttggcagttgaacc includes:
- the LOC107607652 gene encoding uncharacterized protein LOC107607652, whose product is MERALQAQHVPNNQYVEFAAYQLAGEAQHWWQAECHLLQLQNTDVPWDVFQTAFYKKYFPESAREAKEMELMQLKQGSLSVADYTNKFEELCRFSRVCQGAPKTYESWKCIKYQSGLKDSIMATVAPIEIRVFSDLVNKARVVEEYAKTVAASKETHGGQGMWQISLGGCFNCGLPGHIVRDCTRGRNPSAGQSQHQRRVFAVNAKDASKADPLMRGIYLIGGKTLIALYDTGASHSFILFAKVEKLGLKVSELPFDLHVHIPHQTVMTRSGCRQVGFKLEGRDFVYDLICLPMVRLEMILEFDWFSKNRVLLDCFERTIRFMPKGESGVVIAKGYYLNSVMMHCSGEECQGYILLTANTSGDAQNLDQIPVVRVSTSKGD